The following nucleotide sequence is from Leptospira barantonii.
TGATCAACAATCCTTCTCCCACAAGGGCCGAGGTGACCGACGTAGCAAACGCGATCTATGAAGAAGCCGATGCGATCATGTTGTCGGGTGAAACCGCGGCCGGAAAGTTTCCGATCCGTTGTGTGGAGATGATGGACAAGATCGCACAACGTGTCGAGAAAACGGGCGGTGTGGATTACGTTAAGGACAAAATTCCTCAGGACAAAAAGGAACAGATGGCGAGATCGGCTTCCGAACTTGCAGATTCCTTAAAGTGTCCCGCGATCATCGTGATCACGAGAAGAGGAACGACCGCGCTCAACGTCGCGGGTTTTCATCCGCATTATCCTTTAATTTATGCGTTTACCAATATGACCACGGTTCGACGTAAACTTTGGCTGACCCGCGGGGTGATCCCGTATCGGATCGACTTTTCAAGAGATCCCGAAAAGACAATCCGACTTGCGATCGAAACCCTGAAGAAAGCGGGGAGAATCGAAGACGGGGATCAGGTAGTGATCTTGTCCGACATCATCGCCGGCGAAGATCGAGTGGAAACCATTCAGATTCGAGAAGTAAAAACGTATCCCGCGGCTGAAGTTTCCGATGTTTCCAAGTAAATCGATATTTCGTCTAACGTCATAGGTTGAGCAGTTCAGGTGCCCGAGTAGGTCGAATACGCCTTATCGAACTTTTTGTTCTTTAGGTCGTTTCGATCGATTCGAACGTGAAAATGACCTTCTCCGATTTCGGAATGAAAGATTAGAATTTCTGAATTCTCTTCCAGGGACGAATCAGCCTCGTCGTATGAGCCGGATTCTCCGTTTTGCGTCGGTTCGTCTTCTTCATTCTCTTCATCTTCATCGAAATTCTCGTCGCTCATAATCTCGTCCTCTCCTTGCCAAAACAAGGGTCTTCCGAAAATCCGTAGACTTGAGCTCCAAGTGGAAAGTTCCGCGTTTAGAATTTCCCCCAGTTTTTCGTAAAGATCTTCGGGGAGAGACTTTGAGATCGTTCTGTAGTCGTATGCGTCTCCGGCCACATAGAACAAAAATTGAGGACTGAAGGTAAGTTTATACGTTACGTCCCTGTATTCTTCCAAATAGTATTCCGTTTCGGGCAGAGAATCCTCGTTCGGATAGTCCACAATTTTGAGTTTATCGATCGGGCCTTCGTAAAACTTCAGGATAAATTCTCCCTCTACCGTATCAAAAATATAGAATATTCCATTTTCTGGAAATAGGTTTTCGATATCGTATTTTTTGAAATCGGCGAGGTTGAGTTGGGCGAAGAAGTAGGTTCCGGTCGGCCAGAAGTCCGTATTCGGGAGATGTGGAAGCCCTTTCATCTTGGATGATCCGAGAGGAATTTTTTCTTCGGTAGTTTCCTTCTCGTCGATGTCTATGTAATAACTCAAGGCTTTGGAAAGAATTTTCGGAGTCACTTTTTCGTCGTCTCCGAAGTAAATCGAAGAGGACCCGTCGTAATAAGTTCCTTCTGCGGGAATCTTATCCAACAAGCCTTCGGGATACGGGTAGTTGAGAACGAGTTTTTTTGCTTGGGAGATGGGGTTACTCATGGAAGTCCTTTGATTTGTTTTTATAATTCGAACGCGTTATGCGTCTTGCGAATAAACAATCAACAAGGATGCAAGTAAAGTATTGAGTCGGAAATGTGGGAGTTCCTACATTTTGAGGCGAAGAAAAGGAGTTGTGGGAAGAAAGTTTTTGTGATAGAGGAGAATCGTCGGATTTTTCCCACAAGGCCCGCCACCTCCACCCAAACTCGGGTGGGGGCCGCTGTTATTTTACTACAAGATTGTCGGATCTACGACAAAATCTGAGCGGTCGACGCGGGTTCGATCGTCTATAAATCCTCGTGCGGGTGCACGTTATCCGGAACCTTGAGGAAGGATTGTAAAAATTCTCCCATGCCCAGTTTTTCCAAAGCGTCCACGATCATTCCCGTGTAATTGATCGAAGACTGAAATTTTTCGAATTCCAAACGCACCCTAAGTTTTTGAATATGAAGATAGAGT
It contains:
- a CDS encoding DUF1963 domain-containing protein, whose protein sequence is MSNPISQAKKLVLNYPYPEGLLDKIPAEGTYYDGSSSIYFGDDEKVTPKILSKALSYYIDIDEKETTEEKIPLGSSKMKGLPHLPNTDFWPTGTYFFAQLNLADFKKYDIENLFPENGIFYIFDTVEGEFILKFYEGPIDKLKIVDYPNEDSLPETEYYLEEYRDVTYKLTFSPQFLFYVAGDAYDYRTISKSLPEDLYEKLGEILNAELSTWSSSLRIFGRPLFWQGEDEIMSDENFDEDEENEEDEPTQNGESGSYDEADSSLEENSEILIFHSEIGEGHFHVRIDRNDLKNKKFDKAYSTYSGT